One segment of Allorhodopirellula heiligendammensis DNA contains the following:
- a CDS encoding response regulator, which translates to MVPNILITDDDAGFRRTLCDALSDRGLTLHQAGDGEEALAVINQKSIHLVLVDVHMPRVTGIDVIRELAGRPLRIPAILMSAMMDEEIEREAARMRAYRILHKPIRLTDLRNIVCGSLAETYGWRPS; encoded by the coding sequence ATGGTTCCAAACATTCTGATCACCGATGATGACGCCGGCTTTCGCCGGACCCTGTGCGACGCCTTGTCTGACCGAGGTCTGACCTTGCATCAGGCCGGCGACGGTGAGGAGGCTCTCGCGGTCATCAATCAAAAATCAATTCATCTTGTTTTGGTGGACGTTCATATGCCTCGCGTGACAGGAATCGACGTCATCCGCGAGCTCGCTGGCCGCCCGCTGCGAATTCCCGCCATCTTGATGAGCGCGATGATGGATGAGGAGATCGAGCGGGAAGCGGCGCGAATGCGAGCCTACCGAATTCTGCACAAACCGATCCGTTTGACGGATCTGCGCAACATCGTCTGTGGCTCGTTGGCCGAGACGTATGGGTGGCGTCCCTCTTGA
- a CDS encoding FliM/FliN family flagellar motor C-terminal domain-containing protein encodes MTPPENTAQSDYQRRLLSVPTPVIVTLAERKQTLGSLLALSPGSILPLETDCDQPLQLSVGGRSMGTVDVVKVGDKFGVRIRQWPASKTG; translated from the coding sequence ATGACACCACCCGAAAATACGGCACAATCCGACTACCAACGGCGACTGCTGAGCGTGCCAACGCCGGTAATCGTCACCTTGGCCGAGCGCAAACAAACGCTCGGCAGCCTGCTAGCCCTCAGCCCGGGCTCGATCCTGCCCTTAGAAACGGATTGTGATCAACCGCTGCAGCTGTCGGTCGGCGGACGGTCGATGGGCACGGTCGACGTGGTCAAGGTCGGCGACAAGTTCGGCGTCCGGATTCGCCAATGGCCAGCGTCGAAAACGGGCTAG
- a CDS encoding adenosine kinase — translation MTHDVYAVGNALVDIQAQVNDDLLERLAFDKGIMTLVDDERQAGVLANFDLPSLHRCAGGSAANTVAAVADFGGQAAFVGKIGADETGEFFLKDLRALGVTIDVAPLPGSPTGTCAILITDDAERTMLTNLGASSQLSADDIDEAAIAAAQYIYIEGYLFTGETTKAAAYRAMELAKKNNVKVAFTASDPFLVNMIRDEIWDLIRGPVDLFFCNEEEAMSLTGLTDPVACANKIHESAENVAMTLGAKGSLLMHGGEAIPIEGVNIKAIDTTGAGDVYAGGVLYGITNGLSWKQSGHLASHAAARIVGQLGARLATPFTNDEVRELTNV, via the coding sequence ATGACCCACGACGTCTACGCCGTCGGCAACGCCCTCGTCGACATCCAAGCCCAAGTGAACGACGACTTGCTCGAGCGTCTCGCCTTCGATAAGGGCATCATGACGCTGGTCGACGACGAGCGGCAAGCGGGTGTGCTGGCTAATTTTGACCTGCCATCGCTGCATCGCTGCGCAGGTGGCTCAGCTGCTAATACCGTCGCTGCCGTCGCGGATTTCGGTGGTCAGGCCGCCTTCGTGGGCAAGATCGGTGCTGATGAAACCGGAGAATTCTTCTTGAAAGATCTGCGAGCCCTGGGGGTAACAATCGACGTAGCACCGCTCCCGGGCTCGCCCACGGGCACGTGCGCGATTTTGATCACGGACGATGCCGAGCGGACGATGCTGACCAACCTCGGTGCGTCGTCGCAGTTATCAGCCGACGACATCGACGAAGCCGCGATTGCAGCGGCGCAGTATATCTACATCGAAGGCTACCTGTTCACCGGCGAGACAACCAAAGCAGCGGCTTACCGGGCCATGGAATTGGCAAAGAAAAATAATGTCAAAGTCGCCTTCACAGCGTCGGACCCGTTTCTGGTGAACATGATTCGCGACGAGATCTGGGATCTGATTCGGGGGCCCGTGGACCTGTTTTTCTGCAACGAGGAGGAGGCGATGAGCCTCACAGGTTTGACCGATCCCGTTGCCTGTGCGAATAAAATTCACGAATCCGCCGAAAACGTCGCCATGACGCTCGGCGCCAAAGGATCACTGTTGATGCATGGTGGCGAAGCGATTCCCATCGAAGGCGTCAACATCAAGGCAATTGATACGACCGGGGCGGGCGACGTGTACGCCGGAGGTGTTTTATATGGCATCACCAATGGACTATCATGGAAGCAGTCTGGGCACCTCGCTTCGCATGCCGCCGCTCGGATTGTCGGTCAGCTCGGTGCCCGGCTGGCAACCCCGTTCACGAACGACGAAGTCCGTGAGCTGACCAACGTATGA